The proteins below come from a single Desulfitobacterium metallireducens DSM 15288 genomic window:
- the rpmG gene encoding 50S ribosomal protein L33, whose product MRVALNLACTECKNRNYSTMKNKKNNPDRIELKKYCKFCKTHTTHKETK is encoded by the coding sequence ATGCGTGTCGCGCTTAATTTAGCATGTACGGAATGCAAAAACCGTAACTATTCAACGATGAAAAACAAGAAAAATAATCCTGACCGAATAGAGCTTAAAAAGTATTGTAAGTTCTGTAAGACTCACACAACCCACAAGGAAACCAAATAA
- the secE gene encoding preprotein translocase subunit SecE, producing the protein MGAIKKPTNTSGQKSTEKATEYFRGVISELKKVQWPNRQQLLTYTGVVLVAVVIVAVLLWIVDSGLSFLMTKLLG; encoded by the coding sequence GTGGGCGCTATAAAAAAACCAACAAATACTTCTGGACAAAAATCAACCGAAAAGGCGACAGAGTATTTTAGGGGAGTTATAAGCGAACTGAAAAAGGTACAATGGCCGAATCGCCAACAACTTTTAACCTATACAGGTGTGGTTTTGGTGGCTGTTGTGATAGTAGCTGTGTTACTTTGGATTGTCGATAGCGGGCTAAGTTTCTTAATGACAAAATTGCTCGGATAG
- the nusG gene encoding transcription termination/antitermination protein NusG produces the protein MAKNWYVIHTYSGYENKVKTNLEKRVESMNMEDKIFRVLVPMEDEIEIKNGKKKIAKRKVFPGYVLVEMEMTDDSWYVVRNTPGVTGFVGTGAKPIPLLEHEVVSILRQMGVEEVRTHIDYSINQSVRVASGPFKDFVGVVREILEDKGKLRVAVSMFGRETPVELDFAQVEKID, from the coding sequence ATGGCGAAAAATTGGTATGTCATTCACACCTATTCCGGTTATGAGAATAAGGTGAAGACGAATCTTGAAAAGCGCGTGGAATCCATGAATATGGAGGACAAAATATTTCGCGTTCTTGTTCCCATGGAAGATGAGATTGAAATCAAAAATGGGAAGAAGAAAATTGCCAAGCGTAAGGTATTCCCAGGATACGTTCTGGTCGAGATGGAAATGACCGATGATTCCTGGTATGTTGTTAGGAATACTCCTGGGGTAACCGGCTTTGTTGGGACAGGTGCAAAACCAATCCCGCTTTTAGAGCATGAAGTCGTAAGTATTTTGCGCCAAATGGGCGTTGAAGAAGTACGAACCCATATTGATTATTCCATTAATCAAAGCGTTCGCGTTGCATCCGGACCCTTTAAAGATTTTGTTGGCGTTGTCCGAGAGATCTTGGAGGACAAAGGTAAATTGCGAGTTGCTGTCTCCATGTTTGGTCGGGAGACACCTGTTGAACTTGATTTTGCCCAAGTCGAAAAAATCGACTAA
- the rplK gene encoding 50S ribosomal protein L11 yields MAKKVVGLVKLAITAGKATPAPPVGPALGQHGVNIMAFCKEYNERTKDQAGLIIPVEITVYEDRSFTFITKTPPASVLLKKAANINSGSAEPNRKKVAKVDKTKVREIAELKMKDLNAASVESAMRMIEGTARSMGIEIIEA; encoded by the coding sequence ATGGCAAAAAAAGTTGTTGGTTTGGTAAAATTAGCGATTACAGCGGGTAAAGCAACACCGGCACCTCCGGTTGGTCCTGCTCTTGGACAGCATGGGGTCAATATTATGGCCTTTTGCAAAGAGTACAATGAGCGTACAAAGGATCAAGCGGGACTTATTATTCCGGTTGAGATTACTGTTTATGAGGATCGCTCCTTTACCTTTATTACTAAAACCCCGCCAGCTTCAGTATTACTGAAAAAAGCAGCGAATATCAATTCTGGTTCGGCTGAGCCTAATCGCAAGAAGGTGGCTAAAGTTGATAAAACCAAAGTTCGTGAAATCGCTGAACTGAAGATGAAAGACCTAAACGCCGCAAGTGTCGAATCTGCAATGCGCATGATCGAAGGCACAGCACGGAGCATGGGAATTGAAATCATCGAAGCTTAA
- the rplA gene encoding 50S ribosomal protein L1 — translation MSKVGKNYQDAVKAFDRNSFYEPAEALATVKKIAKAKFDETVDVAFKLGIDTRHADQQIRGAVVLPNGTGKTRSVLVFAKGEKAKEAEAAGADFVGAEDMIAKIEQGWFGFEVVVATPDMMGLVGKLGRVLGPKGLMPNPKTGTVTLDVTKAIKEIKAGKIEYRADKAGTIHAPIGKVSFTEEQLTENYKTLAEVLAKAKPAAAKGQYVRSATVSSTMGPGVRINPAKAL, via the coding sequence ATGTCTAAAGTTGGAAAGAACTATCAAGATGCAGTGAAAGCGTTTGATCGTAATTCCTTTTACGAGCCTGCAGAGGCTTTAGCTACTGTTAAAAAGATTGCGAAAGCAAAATTTGATGAGACAGTAGATGTTGCTTTTAAGCTGGGTATTGATACACGTCATGCCGATCAACAAATTCGGGGGGCTGTAGTTCTACCGAATGGTACAGGTAAAACCCGGTCTGTTCTTGTGTTTGCTAAAGGCGAAAAAGCAAAAGAAGCTGAAGCAGCAGGCGCGGATTTTGTGGGTGCTGAAGACATGATTGCTAAAATCGAGCAAGGTTGGTTTGGTTTCGAAGTCGTTGTAGCTACTCCTGATATGATGGGGTTGGTTGGTAAATTGGGTCGGGTGCTCGGTCCTAAAGGACTTATGCCAAATCCAAAGACCGGAACCGTTACGCTTGATGTAACGAAGGCGATCAAAGAAATCAAAGCAGGTAAGATCGAGTACCGTGCTGATAAAGCCGGAACTATTCATGCACCGATTGGTAAAGTATCCTTCACAGAAGAACAGCTTACAGAGAACTATAAAACTCTGGCAGAAGTTCTGGCTAAAGCAAAACCTGCAGCGGCTAAGGGACAATATGTTCGTAGTGCGACGGTTTCTTCTACGATGGGACCTGGCGTACGGATTAACCCGGCTAAAGCACTCTAA
- the rplJ gene encoding 50S ribosomal protein L10, protein MPNYEGKAQVVTEIKEKFQGASGVVIADYRGITVAQATQLRAQLRQAGVEYRVLKNTLVSRAAHEVGIEGLDSYLEGPTAVAFSADPVAPAKVLSDFAKGVKTFAIKGGVVEGKVVDSNGVKALAELPSREVLLTQVVRGMQAPLVGMVNVLQGPIRKMGYALEEVRKLKEAQA, encoded by the coding sequence GTGCCAAATTACGAGGGAAAAGCACAAGTCGTTACGGAAATTAAAGAAAAGTTCCAAGGAGCTTCAGGGGTAGTCATTGCTGACTATCGTGGAATAACAGTTGCTCAAGCAACCCAACTTCGTGCTCAATTACGTCAAGCGGGCGTTGAATACCGTGTATTGAAAAATACATTGGTTAGTCGTGCTGCACATGAGGTCGGTATTGAGGGATTGGATTCTTACCTTGAAGGACCAACCGCTGTTGCTTTTAGTGCTGATCCGGTAGCACCGGCAAAAGTTTTATCCGATTTTGCTAAAGGTGTAAAAACCTTTGCAATTAAAGGCGGTGTCGTTGAGGGGAAAGTCGTTGATTCGAACGGTGTGAAAGCTCTGGCTGAACTACCTTCGCGCGAAGTACTCCTTACGCAAGTCGTACGCGGAATGCAAGCTCCATTGGTTGGAATGGTCAATGTTCTTCAGGGACCTATCCGCAAGATGGGTTATGCCTTAGAAGAAGTGCGTAAACTTAAAGAAGCTCAAGCTTAA
- the rplL gene encoding 50S ribosomal protein L7/L12 has protein sequence MSKTAEILEAVKGLTVLELAELVKAFEEEFGVSAAAPVAVAAAPGAAAPADVAEQTEFDVILASAGGSKINVIKVVREVTGLGLKEAKELVDNAPKAIKEKVGKEDAEAIKAKLVEAGATVEVK, from the coding sequence ATGTCTAAAACTGCTGAAATTCTCGAAGCCGTAAAAGGTTTAACTGTTCTCGAACTCGCTGAGCTTGTAAAAGCTTTCGAAGAAGAATTTGGTGTTAGTGCTGCTGCTCCTGTAGCAGTTGCTGCTGCTCCTGGCGCTGCTGCTCCTGCAGATGTTGCTGAACAAACCGAATTTGATGTTATTCTTGCAAGTGCTGGTGGATCTAAAATCAATGTTATCAAAGTTGTTCGCGAAGTTACCGGCCTTGGACTTAAAGAAGCGAAAGAACTTGTTGATAATGCTCCAAAAGCAATCAAAGAAAAAGTTGGCAAAGAAGATGCTGAAGCTATTAAAGCTAAACTTGTCGAAGCTGGTGCTACAGTAGAAGTAAAATAA
- the rpoB gene encoding DNA-directed RNA polymerase subunit beta, translating into MFYPVKVGTRERWSYSRIREVLDMPNLIEIQQNSYHWFLDEGLREMFHDISPIQDFTGNLVLEFIDYSLGEPKYDVEECKERDVTFAAPLRVKVRLINKETGEVKEQEVFMGDFPLMTAKGTFIINGAERVIVSQLVRSPGVYYNESIDPSGKKLYGATVIPNRGAWLEFESDLNDNLFVRVDRTRKLPATVLIRALGYATNGQILELFEDNEHVRLTLERDNSESAEEALVEIYKRLRPGEPPTVDSARSLLEALFFDAKRYDLAKVGRYKLNKKLKLDIPPEVHHLTREDIIASLRQMLALMNGEGHKDDIDHLGNRRLRSVGELLQNQFRIGLSRMERVVRERMTIQDVDVITPQVLINIRPVVAAIKEFFGSSQLSQFMDQTNPLAELTHKRRLSALGPGGLSRERAGFEVRDVHSSHYGRMCPIETPEGPNIGLIGSLSTYGRINPYGFIEAPYRRVVESQVTEQIDYLTADEEERFVVAQANSPIDDEGRFLEDKIDARHGPDFVLVPPSRVDYMDVSPKQMVSIATALIPFLEHDDANRALMGANMQRQAVPLLRTDSPYVGTGMEYKSAKDSGVCVLAEKAGVVERSTADEIIIRHDDGTLEKHKLLKYLRSNQGTCINQRPIVEKGEVVEAEQIIADGPSTDHGELALGRNVLIAFMTWEGYNYEDAVLISEKLVREDYYTSIHIEEYESDARDTKLGPEEITRDIPNVGEDVLKDLDERGIIRIGAEVRPGDILVGKVTPKGETELTAEERLLRAIFGEKAREVRDTSLRVPHGEAGKIVDVKVFTRENGDELAPGVNELVRVYIAQKRKISVGDKMAGRHGNKGVISRIMREEDMPFLPDGTPVEIVLNPLGVPSRMNIGQVLETHLGWAAKTLGVKVATPVFDGAREEDVFETLKKAGLPENGKTVLYDGRTGEPFDNQITVGIMYFLKLHHLVDDKIHARSTGPYSLVTQQPLGGKAQFGGQRFGEMEVWALEAYGAAYTLQEILTVKSDDVVGRVKTYEAIVKGENIPEPGVPESFKVLIKELQSLALDIRVLTEDDQEVEIREIDEDVTEQAKELGMDLVEEMPTTPELVETTEEDEGEEGFEEETVEVISEEDEGSFDDFE; encoded by the coding sequence ATGTTCTATCCTGTTAAGGTTGGGACGCGGGAGCGCTGGAGTTATTCCAGAATCCGGGAAGTTCTCGACATGCCAAATCTAATTGAAATCCAGCAGAACTCCTATCATTGGTTTCTTGATGAAGGACTTCGCGAAATGTTCCATGACATTTCTCCAATTCAAGATTTCACCGGGAATCTAGTCTTAGAATTTATTGACTACAGCCTGGGTGAGCCCAAATATGACGTGGAAGAGTGCAAGGAACGTGACGTGACCTTTGCAGCGCCTTTACGGGTAAAGGTTCGCCTCATTAATAAAGAAACAGGTGAGGTCAAAGAACAAGAAGTCTTCATGGGGGATTTTCCGCTCATGACAGCCAAAGGCACGTTTATCATCAATGGGGCTGAACGGGTCATTGTTAGCCAGCTCGTTCGATCTCCTGGCGTCTATTATAATGAAAGTATCGATCCAAGTGGGAAAAAACTCTATGGCGCAACTGTCATTCCTAATCGGGGTGCATGGCTTGAATTCGAGTCGGATTTAAACGATAATTTGTTCGTCCGTGTGGACCGTACAAGAAAGCTTCCGGCAACTGTTCTCATTCGTGCTCTGGGGTATGCTACGAACGGACAAATCCTCGAACTTTTCGAGGACAATGAACATGTCCGCTTGACTTTAGAAAGAGATAATTCTGAGTCTGCGGAAGAAGCTCTGGTCGAAATATACAAACGTTTACGACCAGGTGAACCGCCGACGGTGGATAGTGCACGCTCTCTACTAGAAGCTTTATTCTTTGATGCTAAACGTTATGACTTAGCTAAAGTCGGACGGTATAAATTGAATAAGAAATTAAAGCTGGACATTCCGCCCGAAGTGCATCATTTAACCCGTGAGGACATCATTGCTTCCTTGCGTCAAATGCTTGCTCTGATGAACGGGGAAGGTCATAAAGATGATATTGACCATCTTGGAAATCGCCGTCTGCGTTCAGTAGGTGAGTTGCTACAGAATCAGTTTCGAATCGGTCTTTCTCGAATGGAGAGAGTCGTACGTGAACGGATGACAATCCAAGATGTTGACGTGATTACACCACAAGTTCTCATTAATATTCGGCCTGTTGTGGCAGCAATTAAAGAGTTCTTTGGAAGTAGTCAGTTGTCCCAGTTCATGGATCAAACGAATCCTTTGGCTGAGTTGACGCATAAACGTCGGCTGAGTGCTTTGGGACCTGGCGGATTAAGCCGGGAACGTGCGGGCTTCGAAGTCCGTGACGTTCACTCTTCGCACTATGGTCGGATGTGCCCTATTGAGACACCTGAAGGACCGAACATTGGGTTGATTGGATCCTTAAGCACGTATGGCCGAATTAATCCTTATGGTTTCATTGAGGCTCCTTACCGTAGAGTCGTTGAAAGTCAAGTCACTGAGCAAATTGATTACCTGACTGCAGATGAAGAAGAGAGATTCGTTGTTGCTCAGGCCAATTCTCCTATTGATGATGAAGGACGTTTTCTCGAAGATAAAATCGATGCAAGGCATGGCCCGGACTTTGTTCTTGTTCCACCAAGCCGAGTTGACTATATGGACGTATCTCCGAAGCAGATGGTTTCCATCGCAACCGCTTTGATTCCTTTCTTAGAGCATGACGATGCGAACCGGGCTTTGATGGGTGCTAACATGCAACGTCAAGCCGTACCTCTCCTTCGTACTGATTCTCCTTATGTAGGGACAGGGATGGAATATAAGTCAGCTAAAGATTCTGGTGTTTGTGTATTGGCAGAAAAAGCAGGAGTCGTTGAACGCTCGACAGCTGATGAAATCATCATTCGGCACGATGATGGAACACTTGAAAAACATAAGCTCCTTAAGTACCTCCGTTCTAATCAAGGGACGTGTATCAACCAACGCCCAATCGTAGAAAAAGGAGAAGTGGTTGAGGCTGAACAAATCATTGCGGATGGCCCATCTACTGATCATGGAGAGTTAGCTCTAGGTAGGAATGTATTGATCGCCTTTATGACCTGGGAAGGTTACAACTACGAGGATGCTGTTCTCATTAGTGAAAAACTCGTGCGTGAAGATTACTATACTTCAATCCACATTGAAGAATATGAATCTGATGCTCGTGATACGAAGCTTGGACCTGAGGAAATTACAAGAGACATTCCGAATGTTGGAGAAGATGTCTTGAAAGACTTAGATGAGCGAGGAATTATCCGAATCGGAGCCGAAGTTCGTCCGGGCGATATTCTAGTGGGTAAAGTTACTCCAAAAGGAGAAACAGAGCTGACGGCAGAGGAACGACTCCTCCGCGCGATTTTCGGAGAAAAAGCTCGTGAAGTTAGAGATACCTCGCTCCGCGTACCTCATGGAGAAGCCGGTAAAATTGTCGATGTCAAAGTATTTACGAGAGAAAATGGAGATGAGCTCGCTCCAGGTGTTAATGAACTTGTTCGGGTTTATATCGCTCAAAAACGGAAAATTTCCGTGGGTGATAAAATGGCTGGACGCCATGGTAACAAAGGGGTTATTTCGAGAATTATGCGTGAGGAAGATATGCCTTTCTTACCTGATGGCACCCCTGTTGAGATCGTTTTGAATCCGCTGGGTGTTCCGTCCCGGATGAATATTGGTCAGGTTCTGGAGACCCACCTTGGCTGGGCTGCAAAGACTCTCGGGGTAAAGGTTGCAACTCCTGTATTTGATGGAGCTCGAGAAGAAGATGTTTTCGAAACCTTGAAAAAAGCAGGACTTCCTGAAAACGGAAAAACAGTTCTTTATGATGGACGTACGGGTGAGCCTTTTGACAACCAAATCACCGTGGGAATTATGTACTTCTTGAAACTCCACCATTTGGTTGATGATAAAATTCATGCTCGTTCTACAGGACCATACTCTCTTGTTACACAACAGCCTCTCGGTGGTAAAGCGCAGTTCGGCGGACAACGTTTTGGAGAAATGGAAGTATGGGCACTTGAGGCTTATGGAGCTGCTTATACTTTACAAGAGATACTTACCGTTAAGTCCGATGATGTCGTGGGTCGTGTCAAGACTTATGAAGCGATTGTTAAAGGTGAAAATATCCCTGAGCCGGGTGTCCCTGAGTCCTTCAAAGTTCTCATTAAGGAACTCCAGAGCTTAGCCCTTGATATTCGGGTGCTTACCGAGGATGATCAGGAAGTTGAGATTCGCGAGATCGACGAAGATGTGACTGAACAAGCAAAGGAATTGGGGATGGATCTCGTAGAGGAAATGCCAACGACTCCTGAACTCGTGGAAACGACCGAAGAGGACGAAGGAGAAGAAGGCTTCGAAGAGGAAACTGTAGAAGTAATCTCAGAAGAAGACGAAGGAAGCTTCGACGATTTCGAGTAA
- the rpoC gene encoding DNA-directed RNA polymerase subunit beta' gives MLDSNNIDRMRIGLASPEMIRAWSHGEVKKPETINYRTLKPEREGLFCEKIFGPTRDWECHCGKYKRVRYKGIVCDRCGVEVTRSKVRRERMGHIELAAPVSHIWYFKGIPSRMGLLLDMSPRSLEKVLYFVSYIVTDAGDTSLIKKQLLTETEYREYRDKYGNRFQAAMGAEAIKVLLEEMDLDKLYDELRTELKEVSGQRKIRAIRRLEVVEALKISGNRPEWMIMDVVPVIPPELRPMVQLDGGRFATSDLNDLYRRVINRNNRLKRLLDLGAPDIIVRNEKRMLQEAVDALIDNGRRGRPVTGPGNRPLKSLSDMLKGKQGRFRQNLLGKRVDYSGRSVIVVGPNLRMHQCGLPKEMAIELFKPFVMKKLVNEGYAHNIKSAKRMVERVRPEVWDVLEEVITEHPVLLNRAPTLHRLGIQAFEPILVEGRALQIHPLVCTAYNADFDGDQMAVHVPLSSEAQAEARILMLSSHNILNPKDGRPVASPTQDMVLGSYYLTMDRPGAQGEGKIFKDMDEAVLAYDAKELNLQAEIKVRQEDGTLLETTVGRLIFNSVIPPEVGYINEVQGKKQLNNIVAKSYRLCGYQATADLLDGIKSLGFKYSTKAGMTVGLADITVPKEKRELLAAADDRVAKTEQQYRRGLITDEERYGKVIEIWTKATDDVTQALMNTLDHFNPIYMMATSGARGNIQQLRQLAGMRGLMADPSGRTIELPIKANFREGLTVLEYFISSHGARKGLADTALRTADSGYLTRRLVDVSQDVIVREDDCGTTQGILVEDIKDGPEVIEKLEERLVGRFVLEDVKDPKTGEILATTENEITEEQAKAIAGVYDQLKIRSVLTCKSRHGVCKRCYGRNLATGRPVEMGEAVGIIAAQSIGEPGTQLTMRTFHTGGVAGDDITQGLPRVEELFEARKPKGQAIISEVDGTVTVREVKGRREVEIVTESDEHVNYTIPYGSRLKVRDGVRVEAGDELTEGSVNPHDMLKVKGIRGVQVYLVGEVQRVYRLQGVDINDKHIEVMVRQMLRKVKIEEAGDTNLLPGALIDVFEFEEENAKAIASGGEPAVARPVLLGITKASLATDSFLSAASFQETTRVLTDAAIKGKVDPLLGLKENVIIGKLIPAGTGMSRYRNVKIIDSEEV, from the coding sequence TTGTTAGACTCCAATAACATTGATCGGATGCGTATTGGCCTGGCTTCTCCGGAAATGATCCGTGCCTGGTCGCATGGAGAAGTAAAGAAGCCAGAAACCATTAACTATCGTACTTTAAAACCAGAACGAGAAGGCCTTTTTTGCGAAAAGATCTTTGGACCAACACGTGACTGGGAATGCCACTGTGGTAAATATAAGCGGGTGCGGTATAAGGGAATCGTTTGTGACCGTTGCGGTGTTGAAGTTACACGTTCGAAGGTACGCCGCGAGCGGATGGGACATATTGAGTTAGCTGCTCCGGTATCTCATATTTGGTATTTCAAAGGAATTCCAAGCCGAATGGGACTTCTTCTCGACATGTCGCCCCGTTCCTTGGAAAAGGTCCTTTATTTCGTATCCTACATCGTAACCGATGCGGGGGATACTTCATTGATCAAGAAACAACTTCTCACTGAAACGGAATACCGAGAATATCGAGATAAGTACGGTAATCGTTTCCAAGCAGCAATGGGTGCTGAAGCCATTAAAGTTCTTCTTGAAGAAATGGACTTAGATAAACTTTATGACGAGTTACGCACTGAGCTGAAAGAGGTTTCTGGACAACGTAAAATCCGGGCTATTCGGCGTTTAGAAGTGGTTGAAGCCCTCAAGATTTCGGGAAACCGTCCTGAGTGGATGATTATGGATGTTGTCCCGGTTATTCCACCAGAACTCCGTCCTATGGTTCAGCTTGACGGTGGACGTTTTGCGACTTCTGACTTAAACGACCTCTATCGTCGTGTTATTAACCGGAATAATCGGTTGAAGCGTCTCTTAGATTTAGGTGCACCTGATATCATTGTTCGCAACGAAAAGCGGATGCTCCAAGAAGCCGTTGATGCTTTGATTGATAATGGTCGTCGTGGACGTCCTGTAACCGGACCGGGTAACCGTCCGTTGAAATCTTTGAGTGACATGCTTAAAGGTAAGCAAGGCCGTTTCCGTCAAAACTTGCTCGGAAAACGGGTTGATTACTCCGGACGTTCCGTAATCGTAGTTGGACCAAATCTTAGAATGCATCAGTGCGGTCTGCCTAAAGAAATGGCAATCGAACTTTTTAAACCCTTTGTCATGAAAAAACTTGTTAATGAAGGGTATGCTCATAATATTAAAAGTGCTAAACGCATGGTTGAACGCGTTCGCCCAGAAGTTTGGGACGTTCTCGAAGAAGTAATTACAGAACACCCTGTTCTTTTGAACCGTGCACCAACATTGCACCGCCTTGGGATTCAAGCTTTCGAGCCTATCCTTGTTGAAGGACGTGCCTTGCAAATTCATCCTTTGGTATGTACAGCTTATAACGCTGACTTTGATGGAGACCAAATGGCAGTCCATGTGCCTCTTTCATCAGAGGCGCAAGCAGAAGCTCGAATTCTGATGTTATCTTCGCATAATATTTTGAACCCCAAAGATGGTCGTCCTGTTGCCTCCCCAACTCAGGATATGGTCCTTGGTTCATATTACCTAACTATGGATCGCCCGGGTGCCCAAGGGGAAGGAAAGATCTTCAAAGACATGGATGAGGCTGTATTGGCCTATGACGCGAAGGAACTTAACCTTCAAGCCGAGATTAAGGTCCGGCAAGAAGATGGAACGCTTCTGGAGACGACGGTTGGCCGTTTGATTTTTAACTCTGTGATTCCACCAGAAGTAGGTTATATCAATGAAGTCCAGGGCAAAAAACAACTGAACAATATTGTAGCGAAGTCCTACCGCTTATGTGGGTATCAGGCTACGGCTGATCTACTCGATGGAATTAAGAGTTTAGGTTTTAAATACTCGACAAAGGCCGGTATGACAGTAGGTTTGGCTGACATTACCGTTCCAAAAGAGAAGAGAGAGCTTTTAGCTGCGGCCGATGATCGAGTTGCGAAAACGGAACAACAATACCGTCGTGGTCTCATCACCGATGAAGAGCGCTATGGTAAGGTCATTGAGATCTGGACCAAAGCTACTGACGATGTTACACAAGCGCTGATGAATACGCTCGATCATTTCAATCCAATTTACATGATGGCAACCTCTGGGGCACGTGGTAATATTCAACAGTTACGTCAGTTGGCCGGTATGCGTGGACTCATGGCTGATCCGTCAGGACGAACGATTGAGTTGCCTATTAAGGCGAATTTCCGTGAAGGACTTACCGTTTTAGAGTACTTCATTTCCTCCCATGGTGCTCGGAAAGGTTTGGCTGATACAGCTCTGCGGACCGCAGACTCTGGATACCTCACTCGTCGATTGGTTGATGTCTCCCAGGATGTTATTGTCCGTGAGGACGACTGCGGTACGACCCAAGGAATTCTTGTGGAAGATATCAAAGATGGCCCAGAAGTCATTGAAAAACTTGAGGAACGTCTTGTAGGGCGCTTTGTCCTCGAGGATGTTAAAGATCCAAAGACCGGTGAAATTTTAGCAACAACGGAAAATGAAATCACTGAAGAGCAGGCAAAGGCAATTGCTGGAGTCTACGATCAACTCAAAATCCGTTCGGTGCTAACCTGTAAGAGTCGCCACGGTGTCTGCAAGAGGTGCTATGGACGGAACCTCGCGACGGGTCGCCCTGTTGAAATGGGTGAAGCAGTCGGTATTATTGCAGCACAGTCAATTGGTGAGCCTGGAACTCAGCTTACCATGCGGACATTCCACACAGGTGGTGTTGCTGGAGACGATATCACGCAAGGTTTACCACGGGTCGAGGAGCTATTTGAAGCCCGTAAACCAAAGGGTCAAGCGATCATTTCAGAAGTCGATGGAACAGTTACCGTGCGAGAAGTTAAGGGACGTCGTGAAGTCGAAATCGTGACTGAGAGTGATGAGCATGTCAACTATACAATTCCATATGGCTCTCGCCTGAAAGTTAGAGATGGTGTTCGGGTTGAAGCGGGAGACGAGCTTACTGAAGGAAGCGTTAACCCCCATGACATGTTAAAGGTCAAAGGGATACGCGGAGTCCAGGTCTATCTCGTCGGTGAAGTACAACGGGTTTATCGCCTTCAAGGTGTTGATATCAATGATAAACACATTGAAGTCATGGTTCGCCAGATGCTTCGCAAGGTGAAGATCGAGGAAGCTGGAGATACCAATCTCTTGCCAGGTGCCTTGATTGATGTCTTTGAATTTGAGGAAGAGAATGCGAAGGCTATAGCCTCAGGTGGTGAGCCTGCAGTTGCCCGTCCTGTTCTTCTTGGAATCACGAAAGCTTCACTCGCTACAGATTCCTTCCTTTCCGCAGCTTCCTTCCAGGAAACGACACGTGTCTTAACCGATGCTGCGATCAAAGGAAAAGTTGATCCATTGTTAGGATTGAAGGAGAACGTGATCATTGGTAAGTTGATTCCTGCTGGAACAGGAATGTCACGTTATCGCAATGTCAAAATTATCGATTCGGAAGAAGTTTGA
- a CDS encoding L7Ae/L30e/S12e/Gadd45 family ribosomal protein, giving the protein MLDETLKNSRHKTVGVKQTQRALEKGIVREVFIAKDAEQHVLRPIIESCKTLGIEMVEIPTMIDLGKACGIEVGAAVAALTAE; this is encoded by the coding sequence ATGCTTGATGAAACCTTAAAAAATTCAAGGCACAAGACAGTTGGAGTGAAGCAAACCCAACGCGCCTTGGAAAAAGGAATTGTGCGAGAGGTGTTCATTGCAAAAGATGCTGAGCAGCATGTCCTTCGTCCAATTATTGAATCCTGTAAGACCCTTGGGATTGAAATGGTCGAAATTCCAACGATGATTGATCTTGGAAAGGCATGCGGCATTGAAGTAGGAGCAGCTGTAGCTGCTTTGACTGCTGAGTAG
- the rpsL gene encoding 30S ribosomal protein S12, translating into MPTINQLIRQGRSKLTKKSTAPALQWGMNSLKRKQYPSGGSPQKRGVCTRVYTTTPKKPNSALRKVARVRLTNGIEVTSYIPGIGHNLQEHSVVLVRGGRVKDLPGVRYHIVRGALDTSGVQKRMQARSKYGAKRPKKAK; encoded by the coding sequence ATGCCGACAATTAACCAGCTAATTCGTCAGGGACGCTCAAAGTTGACAAAGAAATCAACAGCTCCTGCATTACAATGGGGCATGAACTCTTTAAAACGTAAGCAGTATCCTTCAGGTGGATCACCACAAAAACGTGGAGTATGTACTCGGGTTTATACAACCACACCTAAAAAACCTAACTCAGCTCTTCGTAAGGTAGCTCGTGTACGTTTGACTAATGGAATTGAGGTTACCTCATATATTCCAGGAATTGGCCATAATTTACAAGAGCACTCCGTCGTACTTGTACGTGGAGGCCGTGTTAAGGACTTGCCTGGTGTTCGTTACCATATCGTTCGGGGAGCTTTAGATACCTCCGGCGTACAAAAACGTATGCAAGCTCGTTCTAAATATGGCGCAAAACGCCCGAAAAAAGCGAAGTAA